One part of the Haliotis asinina isolate JCU_RB_2024 chromosome 2, JCU_Hal_asi_v2, whole genome shotgun sequence genome encodes these proteins:
- the LOC137274662 gene encoding mannan endo-1,4-beta-mannosidase-like, giving the protein MSVSHLVLLVCGIAAVQCGRLAVQGNHFVKDGQKVFLSGANLAWVQYAYDFGNNLYKGRVQGILEGYIRDLSKSGGNSLRVWIHMEGANTPEFDSSGHVIGMDKGGTMLSDLKSMLNYAASHNVLVFLCLWNGAVNQGSHAHLDGLIRDTNKLQSYINKALVPMVKGLAGLPGLGGWEVINEPEGVLMPDVANSDPCFDTTHLKNSGAGWAGKLYKYDDFLRFINLQAAAIKSADPHTLVTMGSWNAKSNVNIKNYYNHYSDACLIKAGGKKQGVLDFYQIHSYDWQGKFDEVSPFTMAASAYHMNKPIVIGEFRESQGAGMTIQQMFSHAYNNGYSGAWSWSITDDWTPKDTWAHQQLGIATLANKRDHGLVKFNV; this is encoded by the exons ATGTCGGTTTCCCATCTGGTCTTGTTGGTGTGCGGTATAGCTGCAG tCCAGTGCGGCAGACTTGCCGTGCAAGGCAACCATTTTGTTAAAGATGGACAGAAAGTCTTCCTCTCTGGCGCTAACCTTGCCTGGGTACAATATGCATACGACTTCGGCAACAACCTGTATAAAGGGCGTGTACAGGGCATATTAGAAGGGTACATCCGGGATCTCAGCAAGTCCGGAGGGAACTCATTGC GAGTGTGGATTCACATGGAAGGAGCGAACACACCAGAGTTCGACAGCAGTGGTCACGTGATAGGCATGGATAAAGGGGGCACGATGTTGTCGGACCTCAAGTCGATGTTGAACTACGCCGCCTCTCACAACGTCCTCGTCTTCCTCTGCTTGTGGAACGGCGCCGTTAACCAGGGCTCCCACGCCCATCTTGACGGCCTCATCCGCGACACAAACAAACTACAGTCGTACATCAACAAGGCCCTCGTCCCTATGGTCAAG GGTCTAGCTGGTCTCCCGGGACTGGGTGGCTGGGAGGTGATCAATGAACCTGAGGGGGTGCTGATGCCTGATGTGGCCAACAGCGATCCCTGCTTTGACACCACCCATCTCAAGAACTCGGGAGCCGGGTGGGCGGGGAAATTGTACAAGTATGATGATTTCCTCAG GTTCATCAACTTGCAAGCTGCGGCAATCAAATCTGCTGACCCCCACACTCTGGTGACCATGGGCAGTTGGAACGCTAAGTCGAACGTCAACATCAAAAACTACTACAACCACTACTCAGACGCCTGTCTTATCAAGGCAGGGGGCAAAAAACAG GGCGTGCTCGACTTTTATCAGATCCACAGTTATGACTGGCAAGGAAAATTCGATGAAGTTTCCCCATTCACA ATGGCCGCCTCAGCTTATCACATGAACAAGCCTATAGTGATCGGTGAGTTCCGGGAAAGCCAGGGCGCCGGAATGACGATTCAGCAGATGTTCAGCCATGCCTATAACAACGGCTACAGCGGTGCCTGGTCGTGGTCCATCACCGACGACTGGACCCCAAAGGATACATGGGCTCACCAGCAACTCGGAATCGCAACACTGGCCAACAAACGCGACCACGGCCTGGTTAAATTCAATGTCTAG
- the LOC137274663 gene encoding uncharacterized protein, with protein MKLCMAVVVLCFGLSEAFLWNRRTATATGEADPQCFAHGSAGRCEFYSCFERRLPCGSRGYMSKYGGYYCARFAELYDTFDQQAKEWINATSRCMTERLLAYYNQDSARCHDLAHFAWNTWSACYEETGFCDVFLANRQAFWNVYQFRDLFSWGSGKIWQEVIQITGRCAFLRGSTEFTERGGFQGMIDNIRNLGSRIRNTVSKK; from the exons ATGAAACTTTGTATGGCTGTAGTTGTGCTTTGTTTTGGGCTGTCGGAGGCGTTTCTCTGGAACAGAAGAACTGCTACTGCAACAGGAG AGGCCGACCCCCAATGTTTTGCTCACGGCTCTGCGGGACGATGCGAGTTCTATTCCTGTTTTGAGCGCAGACTTCCATGTGGCAGCCGCGGATACATGTCCAAATATGGAGGTTACTACTGTGCTCGGTTCGCTGAGCTGTACGATACTTTTGACCAACAG GCTAAGGAGTGGATCAACGCCACCTCGAGGTGTATGACAGAACGACTGCTGGCCTACTACAACCAGGACTCGGCTCGGTGTCATGACCTGGCACACTTCGCCTGGAACACTTGGAGCGCGTGCTACGAGGAAACTGGATTCTGCGATGTATTCTTGGCTAACAGACAGGCATTCTGGAATGTCTACCAGTTCCGTGACCTTTTCAGCTGGGGATCAGGAAA GATCTGGCAAGAGGTGATCCAGATAACTGGCAGGTGTGCTTTTCTGCGAGGGTCAACCGAATTCACTGAGCGGGGTGGCTTCCAGGGCATGATCGACAACATTAGGAACCTTGGATCCAGAATCAGGAATACGGTCAGCAAGAAATAA
- the LOC137274665 gene encoding GDP-Man:Man(3)GlcNAc(2)-PP-Dol alpha-1,2-mannosyltransferase-like isoform X1, translating to MLSLFMQKYVSLVSQWATLLVVSGVFFVISFTVVLFLLRLWVRWRAKSLLPHLRQDGKGRQLLTVGFFHPYCNAGGGGERVLWMAIKALQKKHSHVSCIVYTGDIEAKPEEILGRARQRFNIVLPKPIEFVYLRRRQWVEACKYPYFTLLGQSLGSLYLGWEALMNFVPDLYIDSMGYAFTVPLFKYFGGSKVACYVHYPTISTDMLQKVTDRTQSFNNANFIARSSFLSNFKLMYYRIFAYMYGVAGKRNDVVMVNSTWTFNHIQALWSAGNITHIVYPSCDVSEFIKIPLEKSPVSKERTMVSVAQFRPEKNHSLQVKSFAKFLNSVGGDKWLYRLVLVGGCRNEGDSERVEALRELCRELEVENSVDFKLNVSFDELKSCMSSAVLGLHSMCDEHFGIGVVELMAAGTVIVAHNSGGPKLDIVVPFNEEPTGFLADDEESYVSAMKTVLNMSDDDRFRLRSIARQSVSRFSDEKFEESFLAVVDPVLKSIEGNGGK from the exons ATGCTGTCTCTTTTCATGCAGAAATATGTCAG CCTGGTATCCCAGTGGGCCACTCTCCTGGTTGTCTCGGGGGTGTTCTTTGTTATCTCATTCACTGTGGTCCTGTTCCTGCTGAGACTCTGGGTGAGATGGAGGGCTAAGTCCTTGTTACCGCACTTGAGGCAAGATggcaaggggagacaactgctgACGGTGGGGTTCTTCCATCCCTACTGCAATGCTGGGGGTGGTGGGGAACGAGTGCTCTGGATGGCCATCAAGGCATTGCAGAAGAA ACACTCACATGTTAGCTGTATCGTGTACACCGGTGATATTGAAGCCAAACCAGAAGAAATTCTCGGTCGAGCCAGACAACGATTTAACATTGTTTTACCCAAGCCCATTGAGTTTGTGTACCTTAGAAGACGACAGTGGGTTGAAGCCTGTAAATACCCATATTTCACATTGCTTGGACAAAGTCTAGGCTCTCTATATTTAGGATGGGAGGCGTTAATGAACTTTGTACCTGACTTGTACATTGACAGTATGGGCTATGCCTTTACTGTGCCATTGTTTAAATACTTTGGTGGCTCCAAGGTGGCATGTTATGTTCATTATCCAACAATCTCCACTGATATGTTACAGAAGGTGacagacagaactcagtcattcAACAATGCAAATTTTATTGCCAGAAGTTCGTTCCTCAGCAACTTCAAGCTGATGTATTATAGAATATTTGCATATATGTATGGTGTTGCAGGGAAGAGAAACGATGTTGTGATGGTCAACTCGACATGGACGTTCAACCACATTCAGGCTTTGTGGTCAGCTggaaatataacacatatagTCTATCCTTCATGTGATGTCTCAGAGTTTATCAAAATACCATTGGAAAAGTCTCCTGTGTCTAAAGAAAGGACTATGGTGTCAGTAGCTCAGTTCAGGCCTGAGAAAAATCATTCCTTGCAGGTGAAATCATTTGCTAAGTTTCTGAACTCTGTGGGTGGAGATAAGTGGTTGTACAGGCTGGTGCTTGTGGGTGGGTGTCGGAATGAGGGGGACTCCGAGCGAGTGGAGGCATTGAGGGAACTGTGTAGAGAACTGGAGGTGGAAAACTCAGTGGACTTCAAACTCAATGTCAGCTTTGATGAGCTGAAGAGCTGTATGTCATCAGCGGTTCTTGGTCTTCATAGCATGTGTGATGAACATTTCGGCATAG GTGTTGTGGAGCTTATGGCAGCTGGAACGGTCATTGTTGCTCATAACTCAGGTGGGCCTAAACTTGACATCGTTGTCCCATTCAACGAGGAGCCTACAGGTTTCCTGGCTGATGATGAGGAGTCCTATGTCAGCGCCATGAAGACAGTACTGAATATGTCTGATGATGATAGGTTCCGGCTACGGAGCATAGCTAGACAGTCAGTGTCTCGTTTCTCTGATGAAAAATTTGAGGAGTCCTTCCTGGCTGTTGTGGATCCAGTGTTGAAATCCATTGAAGGCAATGGTGGGAAATAG
- the LOC137274665 gene encoding GDP-Man:Man(3)GlcNAc(2)-PP-Dol alpha-1,2-mannosyltransferase-like isoform X2, translated as MFSLVSQWATLLVVSGVFFVISFTVVLFLLRLWVRWRAKSLLPHLRQDGKGRQLLTVGFFHPYCNAGGGGERVLWMAIKALQKKHSHVSCIVYTGDIEAKPEEILGRARQRFNIVLPKPIEFVYLRRRQWVEACKYPYFTLLGQSLGSLYLGWEALMNFVPDLYIDSMGYAFTVPLFKYFGGSKVACYVHYPTISTDMLQKVTDRTQSFNNANFIARSSFLSNFKLMYYRIFAYMYGVAGKRNDVVMVNSTWTFNHIQALWSAGNITHIVYPSCDVSEFIKIPLEKSPVSKERTMVSVAQFRPEKNHSLQVKSFAKFLNSVGGDKWLYRLVLVGGCRNEGDSERVEALRELCRELEVENSVDFKLNVSFDELKSCMSSAVLGLHSMCDEHFGIGVVELMAAGTVIVAHNSGGPKLDIVVPFNEEPTGFLADDEESYVSAMKTVLNMSDDDRFRLRSIARQSVSRFSDEKFEESFLAVVDPVLKSIEGNGGK; from the exons CCTGGTATCCCAGTGGGCCACTCTCCTGGTTGTCTCGGGGGTGTTCTTTGTTATCTCATTCACTGTGGTCCTGTTCCTGCTGAGACTCTGGGTGAGATGGAGGGCTAAGTCCTTGTTACCGCACTTGAGGCAAGATggcaaggggagacaactgctgACGGTGGGGTTCTTCCATCCCTACTGCAATGCTGGGGGTGGTGGGGAACGAGTGCTCTGGATGGCCATCAAGGCATTGCAGAAGAA ACACTCACATGTTAGCTGTATCGTGTACACCGGTGATATTGAAGCCAAACCAGAAGAAATTCTCGGTCGAGCCAGACAACGATTTAACATTGTTTTACCCAAGCCCATTGAGTTTGTGTACCTTAGAAGACGACAGTGGGTTGAAGCCTGTAAATACCCATATTTCACATTGCTTGGACAAAGTCTAGGCTCTCTATATTTAGGATGGGAGGCGTTAATGAACTTTGTACCTGACTTGTACATTGACAGTATGGGCTATGCCTTTACTGTGCCATTGTTTAAATACTTTGGTGGCTCCAAGGTGGCATGTTATGTTCATTATCCAACAATCTCCACTGATATGTTACAGAAGGTGacagacagaactcagtcattcAACAATGCAAATTTTATTGCCAGAAGTTCGTTCCTCAGCAACTTCAAGCTGATGTATTATAGAATATTTGCATATATGTATGGTGTTGCAGGGAAGAGAAACGATGTTGTGATGGTCAACTCGACATGGACGTTCAACCACATTCAGGCTTTGTGGTCAGCTggaaatataacacatatagTCTATCCTTCATGTGATGTCTCAGAGTTTATCAAAATACCATTGGAAAAGTCTCCTGTGTCTAAAGAAAGGACTATGGTGTCAGTAGCTCAGTTCAGGCCTGAGAAAAATCATTCCTTGCAGGTGAAATCATTTGCTAAGTTTCTGAACTCTGTGGGTGGAGATAAGTGGTTGTACAGGCTGGTGCTTGTGGGTGGGTGTCGGAATGAGGGGGACTCCGAGCGAGTGGAGGCATTGAGGGAACTGTGTAGAGAACTGGAGGTGGAAAACTCAGTGGACTTCAAACTCAATGTCAGCTTTGATGAGCTGAAGAGCTGTATGTCATCAGCGGTTCTTGGTCTTCATAGCATGTGTGATGAACATTTCGGCATAG GTGTTGTGGAGCTTATGGCAGCTGGAACGGTCATTGTTGCTCATAACTCAGGTGGGCCTAAACTTGACATCGTTGTCCCATTCAACGAGGAGCCTACAGGTTTCCTGGCTGATGATGAGGAGTCCTATGTCAGCGCCATGAAGACAGTACTGAATATGTCTGATGATGATAGGTTCCGGCTACGGAGCATAGCTAGACAGTCAGTGTCTCGTTTCTCTGATGAAAAATTTGAGGAGTCCTTCCTGGCTGTTGTGGATCCAGTGTTGAAATCCATTGAAGGCAATGGTGGGAAATAG
- the LOC137274665 gene encoding GDP-Man:Man(3)GlcNAc(2)-PP-Dol alpha-1,2-mannosyltransferase-like isoform X3, which translates to MAIKALQKKHSHVSCIVYTGDIEAKPEEILGRARQRFNIVLPKPIEFVYLRRRQWVEACKYPYFTLLGQSLGSLYLGWEALMNFVPDLYIDSMGYAFTVPLFKYFGGSKVACYVHYPTISTDMLQKVTDRTQSFNNANFIARSSFLSNFKLMYYRIFAYMYGVAGKRNDVVMVNSTWTFNHIQALWSAGNITHIVYPSCDVSEFIKIPLEKSPVSKERTMVSVAQFRPEKNHSLQVKSFAKFLNSVGGDKWLYRLVLVGGCRNEGDSERVEALRELCRELEVENSVDFKLNVSFDELKSCMSSAVLGLHSMCDEHFGIGVVELMAAGTVIVAHNSGGPKLDIVVPFNEEPTGFLADDEESYVSAMKTVLNMSDDDRFRLRSIARQSVSRFSDEKFEESFLAVVDPVLKSIEGNGGK; encoded by the exons ATGGCCATCAAGGCATTGCAGAAGAA ACACTCACATGTTAGCTGTATCGTGTACACCGGTGATATTGAAGCCAAACCAGAAGAAATTCTCGGTCGAGCCAGACAACGATTTAACATTGTTTTACCCAAGCCCATTGAGTTTGTGTACCTTAGAAGACGACAGTGGGTTGAAGCCTGTAAATACCCATATTTCACATTGCTTGGACAAAGTCTAGGCTCTCTATATTTAGGATGGGAGGCGTTAATGAACTTTGTACCTGACTTGTACATTGACAGTATGGGCTATGCCTTTACTGTGCCATTGTTTAAATACTTTGGTGGCTCCAAGGTGGCATGTTATGTTCATTATCCAACAATCTCCACTGATATGTTACAGAAGGTGacagacagaactcagtcattcAACAATGCAAATTTTATTGCCAGAAGTTCGTTCCTCAGCAACTTCAAGCTGATGTATTATAGAATATTTGCATATATGTATGGTGTTGCAGGGAAGAGAAACGATGTTGTGATGGTCAACTCGACATGGACGTTCAACCACATTCAGGCTTTGTGGTCAGCTggaaatataacacatatagTCTATCCTTCATGTGATGTCTCAGAGTTTATCAAAATACCATTGGAAAAGTCTCCTGTGTCTAAAGAAAGGACTATGGTGTCAGTAGCTCAGTTCAGGCCTGAGAAAAATCATTCCTTGCAGGTGAAATCATTTGCTAAGTTTCTGAACTCTGTGGGTGGAGATAAGTGGTTGTACAGGCTGGTGCTTGTGGGTGGGTGTCGGAATGAGGGGGACTCCGAGCGAGTGGAGGCATTGAGGGAACTGTGTAGAGAACTGGAGGTGGAAAACTCAGTGGACTTCAAACTCAATGTCAGCTTTGATGAGCTGAAGAGCTGTATGTCATCAGCGGTTCTTGGTCTTCATAGCATGTGTGATGAACATTTCGGCATAG GTGTTGTGGAGCTTATGGCAGCTGGAACGGTCATTGTTGCTCATAACTCAGGTGGGCCTAAACTTGACATCGTTGTCCCATTCAACGAGGAGCCTACAGGTTTCCTGGCTGATGATGAGGAGTCCTATGTCAGCGCCATGAAGACAGTACTGAATATGTCTGATGATGATAGGTTCCGGCTACGGAGCATAGCTAGACAGTCAGTGTCTCGTTTCTCTGATGAAAAATTTGAGGAGTCCTTCCTGGCTGTTGTGGATCCAGTGTTGAAATCCATTGAAGGCAATGGTGGGAAATAG